The following are encoded in a window of Elusimicrobiota bacterium genomic DNA:
- the rplM gene encoding 50S ribosomal protein L13, producing the protein MQKTYQPRVIDVKRKWHLMDANDKVLGRMATEISKILQGKHKPDYSKDTDCGDFIVLINASKVRVTGKKAEQLIYFRHTGHTGGDKYASYKNIFAKKPEEIIVSAVSGMLPKNKLRDVMLKRLKIYKDETHPHVAQLTQIG; encoded by the coding sequence ATGCAAAAGACTTATCAACCAAGAGTAATTGATGTAAAGAGAAAATGGCACTTAATGGACGCAAATGATAAGGTGCTCGGGCGCATGGCTACGGAAATTTCTAAAATCCTCCAGGGGAAACACAAGCCGGATTACTCAAAAGATACTGATTGCGGCGATTTTATTGTCCTTATCAATGCAAGCAAGGTCCGGGTAACTGGCAAAAAAGCGGAACAGCTTATTTATTTCCGCCATACAGGCCATACCGGAGGAGATAAATATGCTTCCTATAAAAACATTTTCGCGAAAAAACCGGAAGAAATAATTGTATCCGCAGTCAGCGGAATGCTTCCAAAAAACAAACTTCGCGATGTTATGCTGAAAAGGCTCAAGATATACAAAGATGAAACTCATCCACACGTAGCTCAATTAACACAAATAGGCTAA
- the rpsI gene encoding 30S ribosomal protein S9: protein MPETTPQEVTQNTQNAQITKESEALWATGRRKTSIARVKTVNGSGKIKVNSKELDKYFVMEKHRAEIMKPFNVILDSKKYDYAVNVTGGGLSGQAEAVRHAISRVLIKVNSTFRGKLKDAGLLTRDPREVERKKPGQPKARKKFQWTKR, encoded by the coding sequence ATGCCAGAAACAACACCGCAGGAAGTAACTCAAAACACGCAGAACGCGCAAATAACCAAGGAAAGCGAAGCCCTTTGGGCCACAGGAAGAAGAAAAACTTCGATCGCAAGAGTAAAAACAGTCAACGGGTCGGGAAAAATCAAAGTCAACTCGAAAGAACTGGATAAGTATTTCGTAATGGAGAAGCACCGGGCTGAAATCATGAAACCGTTTAATGTAATTTTGGACTCAAAAAAATACGATTATGCCGTCAATGTTACCGGCGGAGGCTTAAGCGGGCAGGCAGAAGCGGTAAGGCATGCTATTTCCAGAGTGCTGATAAAAGTAAACAGCACTTTCAGGGGAAAACTAAAAGATGCCGGCTTGCTGACAAGAGACCCCAGGGAAGTTGAACGCAAAAAACCCGGCCAGCCGAAAGCAAGAAAGAAATTCCAATGGACCAAACGTTAA
- the acpS gene encoding holo-ACP synthase — translation MQAGVDIIEVARIAKLVKNRKFLNKIFSKEEIDYCSKRKNCSEHYAVRFAAKEAIWKAVGDRKLSHKDISVKNDSFGKPVVVLPKRLDKIRKKICISLSHTKNYAVALAVLNM, via the coding sequence ATGCAGGCAGGAGTTGACATTATTGAAGTAGCCAGAATTGCAAAATTGGTCAAAAATAGGAAATTTCTTAACAAAATATTTTCGAAAGAAGAAATTGACTATTGCAGCAAGAGAAAAAACTGCTCCGAGCATTATGCCGTAAGGTTTGCCGCAAAAGAGGCAATCTGGAAAGCTGTGGGAGACAGGAAATTATCCCATAAGGATATTTCGGTTAAAAATGACAGTTTTGGGAAACCTGTAGTTGTTTTGCCGAAACGGCTCGATAAAATCCGGAAGAAAATTTGTATATCCTTGTCCCACACAAAAAATTACGCTGTAGCCCTGGCTGTATTGAATATGTGA
- a CDS encoding NAD(P)H-hydrate dehydratase — MKTQKIDKNLINRLIQKRKPGSHKGDYGNILILAGSKGMTGAAVLSANACVRSGAGLVTLGVPENQQPAAAKRTLPEIMTLPLKETKDGTLSFSALNSILNFIGKHKITTLAVGPGLTTNFSTQKLVIEILKRAALPVVIDADGLNALNGKTKSLKESAAEIIITPHPGELTRLTRLSMNIIQSKRAENTLKFAKENKVICVLKGNKTVVSDGKKVFINSTGNPGMAKGGSGDVLTGILAAFIFQVAGTTSKEKLLNAGIVSVYVHGLAGDLAAKEKTQIAMTPSDIIENIPKALKRTLN; from the coding sequence GTGAAAACACAGAAAATAGACAAAAACCTTATAAACAGGCTCATTCAAAAAAGAAAACCAGGTTCACATAAGGGCGATTACGGGAATATTTTAATTCTCGCCGGGTCTAAAGGCATGACGGGCGCAGCGGTCTTAAGCGCAAATGCATGCGTTAGAAGCGGCGCAGGATTAGTAACTTTGGGCGTCCCGGAAAACCAGCAGCCGGCCGCGGCAAAAAGAACTCTTCCCGAAATAATGACTCTCCCGTTAAAAGAGACAAAAGACGGAACATTGTCTTTTAGTGCACTAAATTCAATTTTAAATTTCATCGGGAAGCACAAAATTACTACGCTGGCTGTCGGGCCCGGATTAACAACTAATTTCTCAACGCAAAAACTGGTAATTGAAATTCTAAAAAGAGCTGCATTGCCTGTCGTAATTGATGCTGACGGCCTTAATGCGCTCAATGGAAAAACCAAATCACTAAAAGAATCAGCCGCGGAAATTATTATAACCCCGCATCCGGGCGAATTAACCCGGTTAACCAGATTAAGCATGAATATTATACAATCAAAACGCGCTGAGAATACCCTCAAATTCGCCAAAGAGAATAAAGTAATTTGTGTTCTCAAGGGTAACAAGACTGTTGTAAGCGACGGTAAAAAAGTTTTTATTAATTCTACAGGAAACCCCGGCATGGCCAAGGGCGGAAGCGGGGATGTGCTTACCGGGATTTTGGCGGCTTTCATATTCCAGGTTGCCGGTACAACTAGCAAAGAAAAACTATTGAACGCAGGAATTGTTTCAGTATATGTCCACGGCCTGGCTGGCGACCTGGCAGCAAAAGAAAAAACACAAATAGCTATGACACCGAGTGATATAATTGAGAATATACCTAAGGCATTAAAAAGAACTCTAAACTAA
- a CDS encoding amidohydrolase → MENLQKKLVSIRRQIHQNPELGNQEIKTTKYINSILKSYGIQTRILKQSGLIAHIPSYTQGQKVRKVVAFRADIDALPIEEKTKKHYQSKNKGVMHACGHDAHTAMLIGAAILLKQNEAELKKSGCIVKLIFQPNEEQIGGALDVIKAGALKNPPVDCIFGLHVHPEIPTNTIGFKYGQMMASSDKFELKIYGGGGHGAYPYLAKDVIFTASELIVSLKSLVQRKIHPATPAVVSVCMVHGGARPNIFPESIELTGTVRTLDEIQRRKMPKLIEEIIKQKTAEHKLKYGFKYFNLCPVVDNDNKYVDNCIESAKKVVKRNKIVISKKPTMGSEDFSEYLQFVPGCFMRIGTQLKGAATALHHAEFDIDESILITGAKLFAQIAEDQMSQNQ, encoded by the coding sequence ATGGAAAACCTTCAAAAAAAATTGGTATCCATCAGAAGACAGATTCACCAGAACCCAGAACTGGGAAACCAGGAAATAAAAACCACAAAATATATTAACTCCATCCTAAAATCATACGGCATACAAACAAGAATTCTTAAACAAAGCGGGCTGATAGCGCATATTCCGTCCTACACGCAGGGACAGAAAGTTAGGAAAGTTGTGGCATTCAGAGCGGACATTGATGCGCTTCCTATAGAAGAAAAAACAAAAAAACATTACCAGTCGAAAAACAAAGGCGTGATGCATGCCTGCGGCCATGACGCTCATACCGCAATGCTTATCGGCGCGGCAATTTTGCTGAAACAGAATGAAGCTGAGCTTAAAAAAAGTGGTTGTATTGTAAAACTTATTTTCCAGCCCAATGAAGAACAGATTGGAGGAGCTCTAGATGTAATAAAAGCAGGCGCGTTAAAAAACCCTCCTGTTGACTGCATTTTCGGCCTTCATGTGCACCCGGAAATCCCAACAAATACAATTGGTTTCAAGTACGGGCAAATGATGGCATCTTCGGATAAATTTGAATTAAAAATTTACGGCGGGGGAGGGCACGGCGCTTATCCTTACCTGGCAAAAGATGTAATATTTACCGCAAGTGAACTGATTGTTTCCTTGAAATCGCTTGTACAGCGCAAAATTCACCCGGCAACACCTGCCGTTGTAAGCGTTTGTATGGTTCACGGCGGAGCCCGGCCTAATATTTTTCCGGAAAGTATAGAACTGACCGGAACCGTGAGGACTCTTGACGAAATCCAACGAAGAAAAATGCCAAAACTCATTGAAGAAATTATAAAACAAAAAACCGCTGAACATAAGTTAAAATACGGCTTTAAATATTTCAATCTATGCCCTGTGGTAGACAACGATAACAAATATGTCGATAACTGCATTGAGTCGGCTAAAAAAGTAGTCAAAAGAAACAAAATTGTTATTTCTAAAAAACCAACTATGGGGTCGGAAGATTTTTCTGAATATCTGCAGTTTGTGCCCGGATGTTTCATGAGAATAGGAACCCAGCTTAAAGGCGCCGCAACGGCATTACATCACGCAGAATTTGATATAGATGAAAGCATATTAATCACAGGAGCAAAATTGTTTGCTCAGATTGCAGAGGATCAAATGTCCCAAAACCAATAA
- the thiL gene encoding thiamine-phosphate kinase, producing the protein MKLKNYGEYNLINKILGWLSADSLYKKRVIVAPGDDAAVINSPDKQLVFTTDLLFEDVHFCLSWADSLISRPALFEALGYKSLAINLSDLSSMGCKSEPIYCLIGVGLPDSRVEIEDINSFYKGLKKFCKKYKVFILGGDTNSSDKLTIAITMFGATGTNGKIIRRSGAKPGDKIYVTGPLGDSAGGLDILLKGKKTDKKTADYLIKKHLYPPVRINEAQTIAKYATSMIDCSDGLANSIGLICAMSKTGAKINLDTIPVSSPLKRYSGSPIDFALYGGEDYELIFTSKKSMPKYRCIGTVENKNSGIKYYQNGKEIQIKKEKLYQHFK; encoded by the coding sequence TTGAAACTTAAAAATTATGGCGAATATAATCTTATAAACAAGATCCTGGGGTGGCTCTCGGCAGATTCTTTATATAAAAAAAGAGTTATCGTTGCCCCCGGCGATGACGCCGCAGTCATAAACTCTCCTGACAAACAACTCGTTTTTACCACAGATTTATTGTTTGAGGACGTGCATTTTTGCTTATCCTGGGCTGATTCGCTGATAAGCAGGCCTGCGCTGTTTGAAGCGCTTGGTTATAAATCCCTGGCAATAAACTTAAGCGACCTATCATCAATGGGATGCAAGAGTGAACCGATATATTGCCTTATCGGCGTTGGTTTGCCTGATAGCAGGGTTGAAATTGAGGATATAAACAGTTTTTATAAGGGCTTAAAAAAGTTTTGCAAAAAATATAAAGTATTCATTTTAGGAGGGGATACAAACTCTTCAGACAAACTTACCATCGCAATCACAATGTTCGGCGCAACAGGCACCAACGGAAAAATTATAAGGCGTTCAGGCGCTAAACCCGGAGATAAAATCTATGTTACTGGCCCGCTGGGTGATTCTGCCGGCGGCCTGGATATATTGCTTAAAGGTAAAAAAACTGACAAAAAAACCGCAGACTATTTGATAAAAAAACATTTATATCCTCCGGTAAGGATTAATGAAGCGCAGACAATAGCAAAATACGCCACCAGTATGATAGATTGTTCAGACGGCCTTGCCAACTCCATCGGCCTTATCTGCGCCATGAGCAAAACCGGAGCTAAAATCAATTTAGATACTATTCCGGTTTCCAGTCCTTTAAAAAGATATTCCGGTTCTCCAATCGATTTTGCGCTTTACGGCGGGGAAGATTATGAACTGATATTCACGTCAAAAAAAAGCATGCCAAAATACAGGTGCATAGGAACCGTTGAAAATAAAAACAGCGGCATTAAATACTATCAAAATGGCAAAGAAATTCAAATCAAAAAAGAAAAACTCTACCAGCACTTCAAATAA
- the tsaE gene encoding tRNA (adenosine(37)-N6)-threonylcarbamoyltransferase complex ATPase subunit type 1 TsaE, with amino-acid sequence MAKKFKSKKKNSTSTSNKNIFYSKSADETINMAANLSHNLKGGDIICLLGDLGAGKTTFAKGLAKGLGIKKIIVSPTFVIMKEYSLKKGKFCHLDLYRINGNDFITSGLDQCLNENNICAIEWPEKIESSLPKKYTEIVISTHRNNSRKIIIKKHDFSN; translated from the coding sequence ATGGCAAAGAAATTCAAATCAAAAAAGAAAAACTCTACCAGCACTTCAAATAAAAACATTTTTTATTCTAAAAGCGCTGATGAAACAATCAACATGGCCGCAAACCTCTCACATAATCTTAAAGGCGGCGATATTATCTGCCTTTTAGGAGATTTAGGCGCCGGCAAAACAACTTTTGCTAAAGGCCTGGCTAAAGGGCTTGGTATAAAGAAAATAATTGTCAGTCCTACTTTTGTAATTATGAAGGAATATTCGTTAAAAAAAGGGAAATTCTGCCACCTGGACCTGTATCGGATAAACGGGAATGATTTCATTACATCCGGATTAGACCAATGCCTGAATGAAAATAATATCTGCGCAATAGAATGGCCTGAAAAAATTGAATCTTCACTGCCAAAAAAATATACTGAAATAGTAATTTCAACTCATAGGAATAACTCAAGAAAAATAATAATAAAAAAACATGATTTTAGCAATTGA
- the tsaB gene encoding tRNA (adenosine(37)-N6)-threonylcarbamoyltransferase complex dimerization subunit type 1 TsaB gives MILAIDSSTKSLSLALTDNSGAVIREVFVLSDQLRHSDVLFQQLNKITRGIKLEQLTKIACTTGPGSFTGIRIGLSFARTLSQIYNIPLVGVSTLDALARQSEASKAFFICPLIPAQQENVYIALYKTEGTKFKRLIAPKLQNIKDVKNLFKHTPVIFTGEGALKYKELLKTLFPDSKILTDTKFIFPKASTIALIASKKKGTSFRKVVPTYFQLPRLSKNPKN, from the coding sequence ATGATTTTAGCAATTGATTCTTCAACAAAAAGCCTTAGTTTAGCCCTTACGGACAATAGCGGCGCAGTAATTAGGGAAGTGTTTGTACTAAGTGACCAATTAAGGCATTCAGATGTACTGTTTCAGCAATTAAATAAAATCACCCGCGGTATTAAACTTGAACAACTTACAAAAATTGCCTGTACAACGGGGCCCGGAAGTTTTACAGGAATACGTATAGGCCTTTCTTTTGCCAGAACTTTGTCCCAGATTTACAACATTCCTCTGGTTGGAGTGTCCACGCTGGATGCATTGGCGCGCCAATCAGAAGCTTCGAAAGCTTTTTTTATCTGTCCGTTAATACCGGCCCAGCAGGAAAATGTTTATATTGCGCTTTACAAAACGGAGGGAACAAAGTTTAAAAGATTGATTGCGCCTAAACTTCAAAATATTAAGGATGTTAAAAACCTTTTTAAACATACGCCGGTAATTTTTACAGGCGAAGGCGCGTTAAAGTATAAAGAATTGTTGAAAACATTATTCCCTGATTCTAAAATTTTAACGGATACCAAATTCATCTTTCCAAAAGCTTCCACAATCGCCCTTATTGCATCCAAGAAAAAAGGCACATCATTTCGCAAAGTGGTACCAACCTATTTCCAATTACCAAGGTTAAGCAAAAACCCCAAGAACTAA
- a CDS encoding helix-turn-helix domain-containing protein, with the protein MEENKALTNLNSEKLPEIMDVIQLAQYLGIGKSKIYNLIRTKKIPASRIGRQYRFSKEVIDHWLKERIITGLEPQIQLFDKKDKE; encoded by the coding sequence ATGGAAGAGAATAAAGCGCTAACAAACCTGAATTCAGAAAAATTACCTGAAATTATGGATGTTATTCAATTAGCCCAGTATTTAGGGATAGGAAAATCAAAAATTTATAATCTAATAAGAACAAAAAAAATTCCTGCATCCCGTATTGGCAGGCAGTATAGATTTTCAAAAGAAGTTATCGATCACTGGCTGAAAGAAAGAATAATTACCGGGCTGGAACCTCAGATACAATTGTTCGATAAAAAAGACAAGGAGTAA
- the ablA gene encoding lysine 2,3-aminomutase — protein sequence MPHTDCEPPDTSPVSWPSNLNDWFWQLRHRITTVGQLEKIINLTVEEKRAIQYSNKIFKMAITPYFASLLSKDDPNCPLRKQCIPSLQEFKTNINEMSDPCGEEEDSPVPGLIHRYPDRVLLLATDTCATYCRHCTRRRIVGSSETRMSTANFHQAVNYIKEHKEIRDVLISGGDPLLLSDEKLEYFLKTLRSIETIEVIRIGTRAPVTLPQRITEKLCSMLKKYQPLYISIHFNHPKEITAESKKACNLLSDSGIPLGSQSVLLKGINDKPQIIMTLMHELLKIRVRPYYIYQCDLAKGTSHFRTNISAGIKIIDSLRGHTTGYAVPTYVIDAPGGGGKVPIGPEYLISKSKSGVIIKNYEGKMFVYPENGKPFTQEEIDKANRQFSFVKK from the coding sequence ATGCCTCACACAGACTGCGAGCCTCCGGACACAAGTCCCGTAAGTTGGCCCTCAAACCTGAATGACTGGTTCTGGCAATTAAGGCACAGAATAACTACTGTAGGTCAGCTGGAAAAAATTATTAACCTGACAGTTGAAGAAAAACGCGCAATTCAGTATTCAAACAAAATATTTAAAATGGCAATTACACCATACTTTGCATCATTGCTAAGCAAAGACGACCCAAACTGCCCTTTAAGAAAACAGTGCATACCTTCTTTACAGGAATTTAAAACAAACATCAATGAAATGTCAGATCCTTGCGGAGAGGAAGAAGACAGCCCTGTCCCCGGATTGATTCACCGTTATCCTGACCGGGTTCTGCTTTTAGCAACGGATACCTGCGCAACTTACTGCAGGCATTGCACCAGAAGGCGTATTGTAGGCTCCAGTGAGACTCGCATGTCAACAGCAAACTTTCATCAGGCAGTTAACTATATAAAGGAACATAAAGAAATACGGGACGTACTTATCTCTGGCGGGGACCCGCTTCTTTTGTCTGATGAAAAACTTGAGTATTTCCTGAAAACCCTCCGTTCAATTGAAACTATCGAAGTAATCAGGATTGGAACCCGCGCGCCAGTGACACTGCCGCAGAGAATCACAGAAAAACTCTGCTCAATGCTTAAAAAATACCAGCCACTCTATATAAGCATTCATTTTAATCATCCAAAAGAAATAACAGCCGAATCAAAAAAAGCCTGCAACCTGCTTTCAGACTCGGGTATTCCTTTAGGTTCGCAGAGTGTACTGTTAAAGGGAATAAATGATAAACCCCAGATAATAATGACTCTTATGCACGAACTTTTGAAAATCCGGGTAAGGCCTTATTACATATATCAGTGCGATTTAGCAAAAGGAACTTCCCATTTCAGGACTAATATAAGCGCCGGAATAAAAATTATTGACTCTTTGAGAGGCCATACTACCGGCTATGCTGTACCAACTTATGTAATTGACGCGCCGGGCGGCGGCGGGAAGGTCCCGATCGGACCGGAATATCTTATTTCCAAATCAAAAAGCGGCGTAATTATAAAAAATTACGAAGGGAAAATGTTTGTTTACCCTGAGAACGGCAAGCCGTTTACCCAGGAAGAGATTGATAAAGCAAACAGACAGTTTTCTTTTGTAAAAAAATAA
- a CDS encoding aconitate hydratase, whose protein sequence is MNLTEKIISSHLVDKKAKLVPGEKVGIKIDQTLTQDATGTLVYLQLETLDIKNIKTKLSVSYVDHNTLQTGFENSDDHRYLKSIAQKYGIIFSPPGNGICHQLHLENFASPGETLLGSDSHTPTSGATGMIAIGAGGLDIACAIAGESYFITMPEVVNIVLKGRLKPWVSAKDIILELLRMFTVKGGVNKIYEYSGDALKYLSVPERSTITNMGAELGLTTSIFPSDEITKQFLTRQWRAKQWKKLSADKDAKYSETVEIDLNKLEPLIACPHSPDAVKKVSEVANIKVDQVCIGSCTNSSYRDLLLVAKLLENKEIHNDVDFIISPGSKQVMSMLSASGALESLVKSRARILEATCGPCIGMGSAPSTNSVSLRTFNRNFAGRSGTKSASIYLCSPETAVASAIFGSITDPRELGKFPELEISPAGKQEIKSNFIYPSYDKTKKVEIVRGPNIKPLPEFTPLKDKILCSVAIKLGDNISTDDILPAGAKILPLRSNIPAISEYTLTRVDELFPKRAKGLLQTGKTNIIIAGENYGQGSSREHAAIVLRYLGVSAVLAKSFARIHRSNLINFGVIPLVFKNPVDYDNIIQGDEFEMEDIINSIKQDLPLKIFNKTKNLVFKVKYTFDQREKELIFAGGLLPFIKNKND, encoded by the coding sequence ATGAACCTAACCGAAAAAATCATTTCCAGCCATTTAGTTGACAAAAAAGCCAAATTAGTACCAGGGGAGAAGGTAGGCATTAAAATTGACCAGACTTTAACCCAGGATGCTACCGGAACTCTAGTATATCTACAGCTTGAAACCCTTGATATTAAGAACATTAAAACCAAGCTTTCAGTTTCCTATGTTGACCACAATACCCTGCAAACCGGCTTTGAAAACTCCGATGACCACCGATATCTTAAATCTATAGCCCAAAAATACGGGATTATCTTCTCTCCTCCGGGAAACGGCATTTGCCACCAGTTGCATCTCGAAAATTTTGCCTCGCCCGGCGAAACGCTACTGGGCTCGGACAGCCATACACCTACCTCAGGCGCAACAGGAATGATTGCTATCGGCGCAGGCGGCTTGGATATCGCCTGCGCAATTGCCGGAGAGTCCTATTTCATTACTATGCCTGAAGTTGTTAATATAGTGCTTAAGGGCAGGCTTAAACCCTGGGTAAGCGCTAAAGATATTATCCTTGAACTGCTCAGGATGTTCACAGTAAAAGGCGGGGTAAATAAAATTTATGAATATTCCGGGGATGCCCTTAAATATTTATCAGTTCCCGAGCGCTCAACAATCACCAATATGGGCGCTGAGCTGGGCCTGACTACATCAATATTTCCGTCTGATGAAATAACAAAACAATTTTTAACCCGGCAGTGGCGCGCAAAACAGTGGAAGAAACTCTCTGCAGATAAAGATGCAAAATACAGCGAAACAGTCGAAATAGACTTGAATAAACTGGAACCTTTAATTGCCTGTCCTCACAGCCCTGATGCAGTTAAAAAGGTATCTGAAGTTGCAAATATAAAAGTTGACCAGGTTTGTATCGGTTCCTGCACAAACTCAAGCTATCGTGATTTGTTGCTTGTTGCAAAATTACTTGAAAATAAAGAAATTCACAATGACGTTGATTTTATAATTTCACCCGGCTCAAAACAGGTTATGTCCATGCTTTCTGCTTCAGGAGCGTTAGAATCACTTGTAAAATCGCGGGCAAGGATACTTGAAGCAACCTGCGGCCCTTGTATCGGTATGGGCAGTGCTCCTTCAACCAACAGTGTTTCTCTGCGCACTTTTAACAGAAATTTTGCTGGCAGAAGCGGCACAAAAAGCGCATCCATTTATCTTTGCAGCCCTGAAACAGCGGTTGCAAGCGCAATTTTTGGTTCAATAACCGACCCGAGAGAACTGGGCAAATTCCCTGAGCTGGAAATATCCCCTGCGGGAAAACAGGAAATAAAATCAAATTTTATCTACCCATCCTATGATAAAACAAAAAAAGTGGAAATTGTCCGCGGCCCGAATATTAAACCATTGCCTGAATTCACGCCGCTTAAAGATAAAATTTTATGCTCTGTTGCTATTAAATTGGGCGACAATATTTCAACCGACGATATTCTGCCGGCAGGCGCAAAGATATTGCCTCTAAGGTCAAATATACCGGCGATATCCGAGTATACTTTAACCAGAGTTGATGAATTATTTCCTAAAAGGGCAAAAGGCCTTCTCCAAACCGGAAAGACAAACATAATTATTGCCGGGGAAAATTATGGGCAGGGCTCTTCCCGCGAGCATGCGGCGATAGTTTTAAGGTATTTAGGCGTTTCCGCCGTGCTTGCAAAATCCTTTGCCAGAATACACAGGTCAAACCTGATAAATTTCGGCGTTATTCCTCTTGTTTTTAAAAATCCAGTAGATTATGATAACATTATCCAGGGTGACGAATTTGAAATGGAGGATATTATTAATTCCATTAAACAGGATCTTCCTTTAAAAATTTTCAATAAAACAAAAAACCTTGTATTCAAGGTAAAATATACCTTTGACCAACGGGAGAAGGAATTAATTTTTGCCGGCGGTTTACTGCCTTTTATAAAAAATAAAAATGACTGA
- a CDS encoding glutamate-5-semialdehyde dehydrogenase: MTDKQLLKLVQAVKTASRKLANVSTELKNKALTRAAELIIEKKDAIIKENLKDVANAKKNKLSEALMDRLTLNENRINEMSKGVKDVIALPDPVGTVISEQTRPSGIKLQKIKVPIGVICMIYESRPNVTIDSTALCLKSGNAVILRGGSEAINSNRLLSKIIKQALKETGLPENAVFFIDSTDRKIIYRLIKMDTLIDLVIPRGGEKMVNEIREQSCVPVLSHGRGLCATYIDKSADSDMAVKIVYNAKVQRPGVCNATETLLVHKDIAGAVLPELGRLLQKTGVQIRGCANTKKILKNIKTAASKDWSTEFHDLILAVKIVGSIEEAIKHINTYGSGHTDSIITQDINEAEKFLNEVDSSAVLHNASTRLHDGSVFGLGSEMGISTQKLHARGTMGLNELTSTKYIVRGTGQIRE, encoded by the coding sequence ATGACTGATAAACAACTTTTAAAACTTGTTCAAGCTGTAAAAACAGCCTCCCGAAAACTAGCCAATGTTTCTACAGAACTTAAAAACAAAGCTTTAACCAGGGCAGCTGAACTTATTATTGAAAAAAAAGACGCGATAATAAAAGAAAACCTTAAGGATGTTGCTAACGCAAAAAAAAACAAACTTTCCGAAGCGCTTATGGACAGGCTTACCCTCAATGAGAATAGAATAAATGAAATGTCTAAGGGCGTGAAAGATGTAATTGCCCTTCCCGATCCGGTTGGCACGGTTATATCAGAACAAACAAGGCCGTCAGGAATAAAACTGCAAAAAATAAAAGTGCCTATCGGAGTAATATGCATGATTTACGAATCCAGGCCGAATGTAACAATAGATTCCACGGCGTTATGCCTCAAATCAGGCAATGCGGTAATTTTACGCGGCGGCAGTGAAGCGATAAATTCAAACAGACTGCTCTCAAAAATAATTAAGCAGGCGCTTAAAGAAACAGGCTTGCCGGAAAATGCGGTATTTTTCATTGATTCCACCGACAGGAAAATAATTTACAGGCTGATAAAAATGGATACTTTAATAGACCTGGTAATCCCGCGCGGCGGGGAGAAAATGGTCAACGAAATCCGCGAACAATCCTGCGTGCCTGTTTTGTCGCACGGCAGGGGTTTATGTGCCACTTATATTGACAAATCCGCTGATAGCGACATGGCCGTAAAAATTGTTTACAACGCCAAAGTTCAGCGGCCGGGCGTGTGCAACGCAACCGAAACCCTTCTGGTACATAAAGACATTGCCGGCGCCGTGCTTCCGGAATTAGGCCGATTACTGCAAAAAACAGGAGTACAAATTCGGGGATGTGCAAATACGAAGAAAATCCTCAAAAATATAAAAACAGCCGCAAGTAAAGATTGGTCCACGGAGTTTCATGACCTGATACTTGCCGTAAAAATTGTTGGTTCCATCGAAGAAGCAATAAAGCATATCAATACATACGGTTCAGGCCATACTGATTCAATAATCACACAGGACATAAATGAGGCAGAAAAATTCCTAAACGAAGTTGATTCTTCCGCTGTTTTGCACAACGCTTCAACACGCCTGCACGATGGCAGTGTCTTTGGATTAGGGTCAGAAATGGGGATATCTACGCAAAAACTTCACGCCCGGGGCACCATGGGCTTGAACGAACTAACCTCAACAAAGTATATTGTTCGCGGAACAGGACAAATAAGAGAATGA